One Pochonia chlamydosporia 170 chromosome 5, whole genome shotgun sequence DNA segment encodes these proteins:
- a CDS encoding translation initiation factor eIF2B delta subunit (similar to Cordyceps militaris CM01 XP_006668334.1): MATEGAQVAPTGDAAAKKDQNPQGQTKNPPQKGQAAATDAPGEKKLSNAELKKKAKEEKAARRAQAKLAQGAAAGATTGPVGPQGAAADAKSGKGKANVPKQGGHPVSSHQRSASRAVPAPAVKEVVKPKIPECFSHLSMARRIAMTQADKDVTPTVLALGQQMSTFEISDSITRLEATLLAFKKVIDAYTTPHGNTFSRHFTSHFLNPQIEYLTACRPMCFSMGNAIRWLKLQISKIDIDLPDSDAKKVLCEAIDNFIHERITLADFVIAKTAADMIEDDEVILTYAHHKLVERSLLQAKSDGKRFKVILVDDPFDRVGLEHAKKLAAAGIPVTYASDMGALRSNLQESTMVFAAAEAMFSNGSMYARAGTCDIATVATDLGLRVVALCETINFTERVSIDSLTYNEIDPERNTDEGFRLLFDTTRDKFISVVVTELGNSSAMSVPAILRKLEEL, encoded by the exons ATGGCTACCGAGGGGGCACAGGTCGCTCCCACAGGCGACGCCGCCGCAAAGAAGGACCAGAATCCCCAGGGCCAGACGAAAAATCCCCCTCAAAAGGGCCAAGCCGCAGCCACAGATGCCCccggcgagaagaagctatCAAATGCCgaactgaagaagaaggctaaGGAGGAAAAGGCGGCCAGAAGGGCACAAGCAAAGCTTGCACAAGGcgcagcagcaggagcaaCAACGGGGCCTGTAGGACCACAAGGAGCTGCTGCCGATGCAAAATCAggcaagggcaaggccaATGTCCCCAAGCAAGGTGGCCACCCGGTCTCGAGTCACCAGCGTTCAGCTTCGCGTGCCGTCCCGGCGCCTGCGGTGAAGGAAGTTGTGAAGCCCAAGATCCCAGAATGCTTCAGCCATCTGTCCATGGCGCGAAGGATCGCCATGACACAGGCGGACAAGGACGTCACTCCCACTGTTCTCGCCTTGGGACAGCAAATGAGCACATTCGAGATTAGCGATAGCATCACTCGGCTCGAAGCCACGCTGCTGGCGTTCAAAAAG GTCATTGATGCGTACACCACCCCCCACGGCAACACATTCTCCCGCCACTTCACGTCGCACTTCCTCAACCCTCAGATCGAGTACCTCACAGCCTGTCGACCCATGTGCTTCTCCATGGGCAACGCCATCAGgtggctcaagctccagaTTAGCAAGATCGACATTGATCTGCCCGACAGCGACGCCAAAAAGGTCCTCTGCGAAGCCATTGACAATTTCATCCACGAGCGCATCACCCTCGCCGactttgtcattgccaagacGGCCGCGGACATgattgaagacgacgaagtCATCCTCACCTATGCCCACCACAAGCTCGTCGAGCGTTCCCTCCTGCAGGCCAAGTCAGACGGCAAACGCTTCAAAGTTATCCTTGTCGACGACCCCTTTGACCGCGTGGGACTCGAACACGCAAAGAAGCTGGCCGCCGCCGGCATTCCCGTCACCTATGCCTCCGATATGGGTGCTCTACGGTCAAATCTGCAGGAGTCGACAATGGTGTTTGCCGCCGCAGAGGCCATGTTTAGCAATGGCTCCATGTACGCCCGCGCGGGCACCTGCGACATTGCCACGGTTGCTACGGACTTGGGGCTCCGGGTGGTGGCTTTGTGCGAGACCATCAATTTCACGGAACGAGTGTCGATTGACTCGCTCACCTACAATGAGATTGATCCCGAGAGAAACACAGACGAGGGGTTCAGACTGCTGTTCGACACCACCAGAGACAAATTCAtctccgtcgtcgtcaccgAGCTAGGCAACTCATCAGCCATGTCTGTCCCCGCCATTCTGCGAAAGTTGGAAGAGCTGTAG
- a CDS encoding geranylgeranyl pyrophosphate synthetase (similar to Metarhizium robertsii ARSEF 23 XP_007823316.2) — protein MWQNHHRRAPFGHKGLPRGGRFRGDRTRWSSTIVPSPAPPLGLLVEIISTHDRVIDSAKGDKPGRFEIVSAELVASYNWLDEKKPTIVVPGKPPLWTPPEPYQLQEDKGIYYRDRNAACYPDHPLEPAVVSVMKMQNMPRRVDVFACGSTLGNLLRFVRGDDKPFRMLVEAVGKTVHLIRRENSPRERIPDVRGYGHTFPEAYTTWEPDVRRSLSHQRIVKYKFGGLDVMVRFEGDGYIKPNEPSTPRARVGFGNVDLFTQFEGLSAGQASAADDSEKFINALEVRDAGSKTPQETIFDLKTRSIKRRDEDTLGEQLPRLWVSQTPNLILAYHERGIFREVQIKNVTEEVQDWQEQNQSSLGRFFSLLRHIIDTALSYRNEGLEIVRLTGGNLEIRKQASDAGDMLSDAVRQKWVDWLEDGVKRERRATAGTSYASPSGEVSVKLDKSEKGDYTS, from the exons ATGTGGCAAAATCACCATCGAAGAGCACCATTCGGCCACAAGGGCCTACCGCGTGGAGGCAGGTTCCGCGGAGATCGCACGCGGTGGTCATCGACTATTGTCCCTTCACCCGCTCCTCCCCTCGGACTTTTGGTTGAGATCATTTCGACACATGACAGGGTAATAGACAGCGCCAAAGGTGACAAACCAGGTCGTTTTGAAATTGTTTCTGCCGAACTTGTTGCATCTTACAACTGGCTCGATGAGAAGAAACCAACAATTGTAGTCCCAG GCAAACCACCCCTGTGGACTCCTCCAGAGCCCTACCAGCTCCAAGAAGACAAGGGCATCTACTATCGAGATCGCAATGCAGCATGTTATCCCGACCACCCTCTGGAGCCCGCAGTCGTCTCCGTGATGAAAATGCAGAACATGCCCCGCCGTGTGGACGTGTTTGCCTGCGGAAGCACGCTGGGTAATTTGCTCCGTTTTGTGCGAGGCGATGACAAGCCGTTTCGaatgcttgttgaagctgttggtAAAACAGTCCATCTGATCCGCAGAGAGAATTCGCCCAGGGAAAGGATACCAGATGTAAGAGGTTATGGCCACACGTTCCCCGAAGCGTACACTACCTGGGAGCCAGATGTACGCAGATCTCTTTCGCATCAGCGCATTGTCAAATATAAATTTGGCGGGCTGGACGTGATGGTACGGTTCGAGGGCGACGGGTACATCAAACCGAACGAACCATCCACCCCGAGGGCGAGGGTTGGTTTCGGAAATGTCGACCTGTTCACTCAGTTTGAAGGACTGTCTGCGGGTCAAGCAAGCGCAGCAGACGACTCGGAAAAGTTCATCAATGCCCTCGAAGTGAGAGACGCCGGCTCAAAAACACCGCAGGAGACCATTTTCGACTTGAAGACACGCTCGATCAAGCGACGGGATGAAGACACACTTGGAGAGCAATTGCCTCGCCTTTGGGTCTCTCAAACCCCAAACCTCATTCTGGCGTACCACGAACGAGGTATCTTTCGCGAGGTGCAGATAAAGAATGTGACAGAAGAAGTTCAAGACTGGCAAGAGCAGAACCAGTCGTCATTGGGTCGTTTCTTCTCCCTTTTAAGGCACATTATTGACACTGCCCTCTCCTATCGGAATGAAGGGCTCGAAATTGTCCGGCTGACTGGAGGCAATCTAGAAATTCGAAAGCAAGCCTCTGATGCAGGGGATATGCTCTCGGATGCAGTCAGACAGAAATGGGTGGATTGGCTGGAAGACGGCGTAA
- a CDS encoding ATP release protein (similar to Metarhizium robertsii ARSEF 23 XP_011411832.1), whose amino-acid sequence MSRYFPHTSYAEDQPLPHAILTTHVLTRAITAGSLIGLTITAIRQSIPSWRRPGPISKRILMSSSTGAIWGLGINAVGLAGRMYGRELIEWQDRSWRLLENRGQVEMDDWTYIGMAGGVVAALATGSLKGLGARGVLGSMGAGSVVGGLGWAGWRFGVNGGKFGEKEKEGDL is encoded by the coding sequence ATGTCGCGCTACTTCCCGCACACATCCTACGCAGAGGACCAGCCCCTCCCTCATGCCATTCTCACAACACATGTGCTCACTCGCGCCATCACGGCCGGCTCCCTCATCGGCCTGACCATCACCGCTATCCGGCAGTCCATTCCATCATGGCGTCGCCCCGGCCCCATCTCCAAGCGTATCCTCATGTCTTCGTCCACGGGCGCCATCTGGGGACTGGGTATCAATGCCGTGGGGCTGGCGGGGAGGATGTATGGCCGCGAGTTGATTGAGTGGCAGGACCGGAGCTGGCGACTGCTTGAGAATAGGGGCCAGGTCGAGATGGACGATTGGACGTATATCGGCATGGCGGGCGGTGTCGTAGCCGCCTTGGCGACGGGGAGCTTGAAGGGACTCGGGGCGAGAGGCGTGCTTGGGAGCATGGGAGCCGGCAGTGTGGTTGGTGGCCTGGGATGGGCTGGTTGGCGGTTTGGTGTGAATGGCGGGAAGTTTGgggagaaggaaaaggaaggcGATTTGTGA
- a CDS encoding imidazoleglycerol-phosphate dehydratase (similar to Metarhizium acridum CQMa 102 XP_007808411.1): MGSPLPVRSAALARDTNETKIQLAINLDGGEFPADTDARLLKATTGHASQSSKSQIISVNTGIGFLDHMLHALAKHAGWSFAINCEGDLHIDDHHTAEDCCIALGYAFNQALGNLAGVARFGYAYAPLDEALSRAVVDLSNRPYSVVDLGLKREWLGKLSTEMVPHCLQSFAQGARVTLHVDCLRGDNDHHRAESAFKALAVAIKMATTRVKGKEGEVPSTKGTLSA, translated from the exons ATGGGATCCCCTCTCCCCGTCCGATCGGCCGCCCTCGCCCGCGACACCAACGAGACCAAGATCCAGCTCGCCATCAACCTCGACGGCGGCGAATTCCCAGCCGACACTGATGCCCGTCTGCTCAAGGCCACCACCGGCCATGCCTCGCAGTCCAGCAAGTCGCAAATCATCTCCGTAAACACCGGCATCGGATTCCTCGATCACATGCTCCATGCGCTAGCCAAGCACGCTGGCTGGAGTTTCGCCATCAACTGCGAGGGCGATCTTCACA TTGACGACCACCATACCGCCGAAGACTGCTGCATCGCTCTCGGATACGCCTTCAACCAGGCGCTCGGTAATCTCGCCGGCGTCGCTCGATTCGGATACGCTTATGCGCCGCTGGACGAGGCCCTCTCCCGGGCAGTCGTCGACTTGTCAAATCGCCCCTATAGCGTGGTTGACTTGGGTTTGAAGCGCGAGTGGTTGGGGAAGCTGAGCACCGAGATGGTTCCCCATTGCCTGCAGAGCTTTGCGCAGGGTGCTCGTGTTACGCTCCACGTTGACTGTCTACGGGGTGATAATGACCACCACAGGGCGGAGAGTGCGTTCAAGGCGTTGGCTGTGGCTATCAAGATGGCTACGACGAGGGtgaagggcaaggagggTGAGGTTCCCAGTACCAAGGGTACGTTGAGTGCTTGA
- a CDS encoding outer membrane autotransporter (similar to Metarhizium acridum CQMa 102 XP_007814616.1), giving the protein MVGFLSWSVSALVFSALADSCDPQSKNKTQDVFSTNCKGGRYTYKELAAFGFIPSDTRDKFGDTFSIGSSISIASWQKKDANNYEGILFGLPDRGWNTNGTVNYQPRIHQFKVTMTLAANATVDKPSAANLAFEYRDTVLLTDPAGNPATALDPDQTGGLDFANFPLLPASTFSGDGFGGNGPGGRRVSIDPESVVLDKDGGFWIGDEYGPNIYKFDKSGKMIFAVPPPDALVPIRNGSASFSSNNPPLFDPQKVPNPKKPVHGRQNNQGYEGITISPDGKSLFAMLQSATSQDGGTSDKTRANTRLLRYSIQDGNTQPKYEAEFVVPLPTFTDAQGNVSAAAQSEIHFVSGTQFLFLPRDSDNGRGQESTTSVFRHVDVFDISDATNIKGEASDGFNSSIASADGVLKSGIKPATVCSFIDVNINAQLNRFGAHNGGEADAGLLNEKWEGLALAAVDGEGKGDEYFLFASSDNDFISQNGSMNFGKTPFKDVSGFSLDNQMLVFRVTLPKGSKPLLK; this is encoded by the exons ATGGTTGGCTTCCTATCATGGTCCGTCTCTGCGCTGGTGTTCAGCGCCCTGGCAGACTCATGTGACCCCCAgtccaagaacaagacaCAAGATGTATTCTCAACCAACTGCAAAGGAGGACGATACACGTACAAAGAACTCGCGGCGTTTGGCTTCATACCCAGCGACACGCGAGACAAGTTTGGCGACACCTTTAGCATCGGCTCGTCCATCAGCATCGCGTCATGGCAAAAGAAGGACGCAAACAACTATGAGGGAATCCTCTTTGGCTTGCCGGATCGTGGCTGGAACACAAACGGCACGGTAAACTACCAGCCTCGCATTCACCAGTTCAAAGTCACCATGACGCTGGCGGCCAATGCGACTGTCGACAAGccctccgccgccaacctCGCCTTCGAGTACAGGGATACTGTTCTTCTCACGGATCCTGCTGGCAATCCCGCCACGGCCCTGgacccagaccagactggtgGTTTGGACTTCGCCAACTTCCCCCTTCTCCCGGCGTCCACCTTCTCGGGGGACGGGTTTGGCGGGAATGGGCCCGGCGGGAGACGAGTCTCCATAGATCCCGAGTCTGTTGTTTTGGATAAAGACGGTGGATTCTGGATCGGCGATGAGTACGGTCCTAATATTTACAAGTTTGACAAGAGCGGCAAGATGATTTTCGCGGTGCCGCCACCAGATGCCCTCGTTCCGATTCGAAACGGCTCTGCAAG CTTCTCGTCCAACAACCCCCCTCTGTTCGACCCCCAAAAAGTGCCCAACCCCAAAAAACCAGTCCACGGTCGGCAAAACAACCAAGGCTACGaaggcatcaccatcagcccAGACGGCAAGTCCCTCTTCGCCATGCTCCAATCggccaccagccaagacggAGGAACCAGCGACAAGACACGCGCAAATACCCGTCTCCTCCGGTACTCCATCCAAGACGGCAACACACAGCCCAAGTACGAAGCGGAGTTCGTGGTGCCGCTGCCGACATTCACAGACGCACAGGGAAACGTCAGCGCCGCTGCGCAGTCCGAGATTCACTTCGTGTCGGGCACGCAGTTCCTCTTTCTGCCACGGGACTCGGACAACGGACGCGGCCAGGAGAGCACCACGTCCGTCTTTCGACACGTCGATGTGTTTGACATTTCTGacgccaccaacatcaagggcGAAGCGAGCGACGGGTTCAATTCATCTATTGCGAGTGCCG ATGGGGTTTTGAAATCGGGCATCAAGCCTGCGACGGTGTGTTCCTTTATCGACGTCAATATCAATGCGCAGCTGAATAGGTTTGGGGCGCATAATGGAGGCGAGGCTGATGCGGGACTGTTGAATGAGAAGTGGGAGGgattggcgttggcggctgttgatggtgagggCAAGGGGGATGAGTATTTTTTATTTGCGTCTTCGGATAATGATTTTATAAGCCAGAATG GGTCCATGAACTTTGGGAAGACGCCATTCAAGGATGTCTCGGGGTTTAGTCTGGATAATCAAATGCTGGTGTTTAGGGTCACTCTTCCCAAGGGTAGTAAGCCGTTGTTGAAGTAG
- a CDS encoding cell division cycle (similar to Neosartorya fischeri NRRL 181 XP_001266270.1) produces the protein MEKFLRDWRQDALNKAQHDSAIFIGDKLLALTNDDQDAFWLAQVHFATGNYTRAQAFLSKQDLISRNPSCRYLAGHCLIKQSRFEEALAVLGERNPTHLISNGGSNKRKSQPRNGNRRRDDEGDTEELANRRFEAAMCFLRGICYAKQNAFDRAKECYKDAVRIDVRCFEAFQQLMKNSLLSPDEEWQFLESLDFDSISVSGDLSSSQEAADFTKMLYTTRLSKYRNPAAFETAYDSLSTHYHLATNPDLQLARADLLYTQCRYQDALAITNEILQQDKYNFSIYPVHLACLYELKMKNLLFLLAHDLADTHPDEPCTWLAVGTYYFAIDKIAEARRYFSKASMMDAHFGPAWIGFAHTFAAEGEHDQAISAYSTAARLFMGTHLPQIFLGMQNHALNNMGLAEEFLKTAYGLCKTDPLLLNEMGIVKYHQDRPREAVQYFEAALDIAEEINSEPAAWIATKTNLGHAYRRLGQFNKALDVFNDVLRMGGKDAAIFSAKGLILMEQNRPDEAVAVLHQALAIHPQDGIATELLTKAFAEVTLADAAAEEEADDLVDFEQHLELKMREATHKVNGRRGGGRGMLDKGKGRVTRRRTLLNDEDKGESMMEVTDDDE, from the exons ATGGAAAAGTTCCTGAGGGATTGGCGGCAGGATGCCCTGAACAAGGCCCAGCACGATTCGGCCATCTTTATCGGAGACAAGCTGTTGGCCCTCACAA ATGACGACCAGGATGCCTTTTGGCTTGCCCAAGTTCACTTTGCTACCGGCAACTACACTCGCGCCCAAGCGTTCCTGTCCAAACAAGACCTCATCTCACGGAACCCGTCATGTCGCTATCTCGCAGGCCACTGTCTTATCAAGCAGTCTCGCTTCGAAGAAGCGCTCGCAGTCCTCGGAGAACGAAACCCCACACACTTGATATCCAacggcggcagcaacaagcgCAAATCACAGCCTCGCAACGGCAACCGGCGCCGCGATGACGAGGGCGACACCGAAGAGCTGGCGAACCGACGCTTCGAGGCAGCCATGTGTTTTCTGAGGGGTATATGCTACGCCAAGCAAAACGCCTTTGATCGAGCCAAGGAGTGCTACAAGGACGCCGTGCGAATCGACGTACGATGCTTCGAGGCGTTTCAGCAGCTCATGAAGAACTCGCTCCTGTCACCAGACGAGGAGTGGCAATTCTTGGAGAGCCTCGACTTTGACTCGATATCTGTATCTGGCGACTTGTCTTCATCGCAGGAAGCTGCAGACTTTACCAAGATGCTGTACACTACCCGGCTGTCCAAGTATCGAAACCCTGCCGCGTTCGAGACGGCGTACGATTCGCTCTCTACACACTACCACCTGGCTACGAACCCCGACCTCCAACTCGCGCGAGCCGATCTTCTCTACACCCAGTGCCGCTACCAAGACGCACTCGCCATTACCAATGAGATTTTGCAGCAGGACAAGTACAACTTTTCCATATACCCCGTTCACCTCGCCTGCCTGTACGagctcaagatgaagaacCTGCTCTTCCTCTTGGCGCACGACCTCGCCGACACCCACCCCGATGAGCCGTGCACCTGGCTGGCAGTCGGCACTTActactttgccattgacaagattgCAGAAGCCCGTCGATACTTTAGTAAAGCTAGTATGATGGATGCTCATTTTGGGCCAGCCTGGATCGGCTTTGCACACACATTCGCCGCCGAAGGAGAACACGACCAGGCCATCTCGGCCTATTCCACCGCCGCACGCCTCTTCATGGGCACGCACCTGCCCCAAATTTTTTTGGGCATGCAAAATCACGCCCTCAACAACATGGGGCTAGCCGAAGAATTCCTCAAGACGGCATACGGGCTATGCAAGACGGATCCCCTGCTGTTGAACGAAATGGGCATTGTGAAGTACCACCAAGACCGGCCCCGGGAGGCCGTGCAATACTTTGAAGCGGCCCTCGACATTGCCGAAGAGATTAACAGCGAGCCGGCCGCGTGGATcgccaccaagaccaacttgGGCCATGCCTATCGACGCCTTGGGCAGTTCAACAAGGCGCTGGACGTGTTCAACGACGTGCTTAGGATGGGCGGTAAGGACGCAGCAATCTTTAGCGCAAAGGGCCTCATTTTGATGGAGCAGAATCGGCCAGACGAGGCCGTGGCCGTGCTACACCAGGCATTGGCGATACATCCGCAGGACGGCATTGCCACCGAACTATTGACCAAGGCGTTCGCGGAGGTTACGTTGGCAGATGCTGctgcggaggaggaggcggatgacttggttgactttgagcaGCACTTGGAGCTGAAGATGCGGGAGGCGACGCACAAGGTGAATGGACGTCGCGGTGGTGGTCGGGGGATGctggacaagggcaaggggaGGGTGACGAGGCGGCGGACGTTGTTGAACGATGAGGACAAGGGGGAGAGCATGATGGAGGTgacggatgatgatgagtaA
- a CDS encoding arginine biosynthesis bifunctional protein ARG7, mitochondrial precursor (similar to Aspergillus terreus NIH2624 XP_001216936.1) has protein sequence MKFARAFSTNGVPAKKVKYVPTSGTYPKGFSAAGIFCGVKPGNTSKPDIALVTSDRDCAAAAVFTKNKFQAAPVTFSRKLLQSKSNAGLRSVIVNSGNANAVTGIGGLQDAAKMAETTDQRVGTEDSTIVMSTGVIGQRLPIQKIVDHIPLAIHRAGDTHKDWLNCATAICTTDTFPKLMSKSFELPSSPGIEYRIAGMTKGAGMLAPNMATLLTILATDAPIAPSIMTNVLRHAVDRSFNSITVDGDTSTNDTVALLANGAAGGNEVSSEQSPDYQAFQTVLTDFATDLAKYIVRDGEGATKFVTIRVVDSASEESARQVARSIALSPLVKTALYGRDANWGRILCAAGYALISKPGQPVNDVPEIVPEKTSVSFIPTDGSKELKLLVNGEPEVVDEKRASEILEMEDLEILVTLGTGNASTVHWTCDFSHDYVTINGDYRT, from the exons aTGAAGTTTGCTCGCGCCTTTTCCACCAACGGCGTCCCCGCCAAAAAGGTCAAATATGTCCCTACCTCGGGCACCTATCCCAAAGGCTTCTCAGCCGCGGGTATCTTCTGCGGCGTGAAGCCTGGAAACACGAGTAAACCGGACATTGCTCTCGTCACATCAGACCGCGACTGTGCCGCCGCTGCCGTcttcaccaagaacaagTTTCAGGCTGCTCCGGTCACCTTTAGTCGAAAATTGCTGCAGAGCAAGTCCAATGCTGGCCTGCGCAGCGTCATTGTCAACTCTGGCAACGCCAATGCGGTGACCGGCATCGGAGGTCTGCAAGATGCGGCCAAGATGGCTGAGACGACGGACCAGAGGGTCGGAACCGAGGACTCTACCATCGTGATGAGCACTGGTGTCATCGGCCAGAG GCTGCCGATTCAAAAGATTGTGGACCACATTCCGCTGGCCATCCACCGGGCTGGTGATACACACAAGGACTGGCTCAACTGCGCAACGGCCATTTGCACAACAGACACGTTTCCCAAGCTCATGTCCAAGTCGTTTGAGCTTCCTTCTTCGCCGGGCATTGAATACCGCATTGCGGGCATGACCAAGGGTGCCGGCATGCTGGCACCCAACATGGCTACCCTGTTGACGATTTTGGCCACCGACGCTCCCATTGCGCCCAGCATCATGACCAATGTCCTCAGGCACGCCGTGGACCGGTCGTTCAACTCCATCACTGTTGACGGCGATACCTCTACCAACGACACTGTCGCCTTGTTGGCGAATGGTGCTGCGGGTGGCAACGAGGTTTCGTCTGAGCAGTCCCCCGACTACCAGGCCTTCCAGACCGTCCTGACCGACTTTGCTACCGATTTGGCCAAGTACATTGTCCGCGACGGCGAAGGCGCTACCAAATTCGTCACCATTCGCGTGGTGGACAGCGCATCGGAGGAGTCAGCCCGCCAAGTCGCACGATCCATTGCCCTTTCGCCGCTGGTCAAGACTGCCCTGTACGGCAGAGATGCCAATTGGGGTCGTATCCTGTGCGCTGCTGGCTACGCACTGATTTCGAAGCCCGGCCAGCCCGTGAATGATGTGCCCGAGATTGTTCCCGAGAAGACCAGCGTCTCCTTTATTCCCACCGACGGATCCAaggagctcaagctgctggtGAATGGCGAACCGGAGGTGGTGGACGAGAAGCGGGCGAGTGAGATTCTTGAGATGGAGGACCTTGAGATTCTGGTTACGCTTGGCACGGGTAACGCGAGCACCGTGCACTGGACATGCGACTTTAGCCACGACTACGTTACGATCAATGGGGATTATCGGACGTGA